A genomic segment from Syntrophotalea acetylenivorans encodes:
- the coxB gene encoding cytochrome c oxidase subunit II, whose amino-acid sequence MTDLPLTTIEAVDAVFLYIFGISGLLLLGITATMVVFVIRYHRRRHPQPQPSPSSKLWLELVWTLIPTLIVLSMFWYSWEGYLKLSDVPPDALKVQAEGRKWSWSFNYQNGRSSDRLYVPLGQAVRVEIISKDVLHSLYIPAFRVKKDAVPGLNTYVWFRAPEVGSFDLYCAEYCGVSHSSMITTVEVLPQEQFDAWLKQGAKVAPDEGPALLTRHGCSGCHSLDGSQRVGPTFQGLFGRQVQVTSKGQEQKLIADRDYIQRSILDAQADLVVGYPPVMPSYQEQIPEDELQSMVDYLCSEVLSIAPEKP is encoded by the coding sequence GTGACCGATCTGCCTTTAACAACCATTGAAGCCGTCGATGCCGTATTTCTCTATATTTTCGGTATTTCAGGGCTGCTGTTGCTTGGCATAACCGCGACCATGGTGGTGTTTGTGATCCGCTACCACCGTCGCCGTCATCCGCAACCGCAGCCAAGCCCCAGCTCCAAACTCTGGCTGGAACTGGTCTGGACCCTGATCCCGACCCTGATCGTACTGAGCATGTTCTGGTACAGCTGGGAAGGATATCTGAAGCTGAGCGATGTGCCACCCGACGCCCTCAAAGTACAGGCTGAGGGCCGCAAGTGGTCATGGAGTTTCAATTACCAAAACGGCCGCAGCAGCGACCGCCTTTACGTGCCGCTGGGACAGGCGGTACGGGTGGAGATCATCTCGAAAGATGTGCTGCACAGTCTGTACATCCCGGCCTTCCGCGTCAAAAAAGACGCGGTGCCCGGGCTAAACACTTACGTCTGGTTCCGGGCACCGGAAGTCGGTTCTTTTGATCTGTATTGCGCTGAATATTGCGGCGTCAGCCATTCCTCCATGATCACCACCGTCGAGGTCCTGCCGCAAGAACAGTTCGACGCCTGGTTAAAACAGGGGGCAAAAGTGGCACCGGACGAAGGTCCCGCCCTGCTGACCCGTCACGGCTGCAGCGGTTGCCATTCGTTAGATGGAAGCCAACGGGTCGGACCAACTTTTCAGGGGCTGTTCGGTCGGCAGGTACAGGTGACTAGTAAAGGGCAGGAGCAAAAACTGATTGCCGACCGCGATTACATACAGCGCTCCATCCTCGATGCTCAGGCCGACCTGGTCGTCGGTTATCCCCCGGTGATGCCTTCTTACCAGGAGCAAATTCCGGAGGATGAATTGCAGTCCATGGTCGACTACCTGTGCAGCGAGGTATTGTCGATTGCACCGGAAAAGCCATGA
- a CDS encoding cytochrome C oxidase subunit IV family protein: MNQTAHQPLSFRCLTTVWFLLLILTGITVGVARYDLGAINVWAALGIASLKASLVVFYFMHLKSEPRMLVLCLFVALLTLATFIGLTFFDVLYR; this comes from the coding sequence ATGAATCAAACTGCCCATCAACCCCTGAGTTTTCGTTGTCTGACCACTGTCTGGTTTCTCCTGTTAATCCTGACCGGAATAACTGTCGGAGTTGCCCGTTATGATCTCGGTGCCATCAATGTCTGGGCCGCCCTTGGCATCGCCTCCTTGAAAGCGAGCCTGGTCGTATTCTATTTTATGCATCTCAAGAGCGAACCCCGAATGCTGGTGCTCTGCCTGTTTGTCGCTTTATTGACCCTGGCCACTTTTATCGGCCTGACTTTTTTTGATGTCCTCTACCGTTAA
- a CDS encoding cytochrome c oxidase subunit 3, translated as MTMQPDALGARIGMWLFLFSELLLFGGLFLLYAVYLARYPADFAAGGQQLDALLGTGNTLLLITSSLTVALALSALQQGRRQLCQILLCATIFASLLFLTIKGVEWQAKFAHGIFPGGTELESLPVGQQIFFGLYFVTTGLHGLHVLVGAALLLWTLGLTHRGQVTAENSVMLENGALYWHLVDLIWIFIFPLYYLLL; from the coding sequence ATGACCATGCAACCTGATGCCCTCGGCGCCCGGATCGGTATGTGGCTGTTCCTGTTTTCAGAGCTGCTGTTGTTCGGTGGTTTATTTCTACTCTACGCCGTTTATCTGGCCCGCTATCCCGCCGATTTTGCCGCCGGCGGTCAGCAGCTGGACGCCCTGCTCGGCACCGGCAATACGCTATTATTGATTACCAGCAGCCTGACCGTAGCGCTGGCTTTGAGTGCCTTGCAACAGGGACGACGGCAGCTCTGCCAGATACTGCTCTGCGCTACAATATTTGCGTCACTACTTTTTTTGACCATCAAAGGGGTCGAATGGCAAGCCAAATTCGCCCACGGCATCTTCCCCGGCGGCACCGAACTTGAGTCCCTGCCGGTGGGCCAACAGATTTTTTTCGGTCTCTATTTCGTGACCACCGGCCTGCACGGCCTGCATGTTCTGGTCGGTGCGGCCCTGTTACTTTGGACTCTTGGTCTGACCCACAGGGGCCAAGTCACCGCGGAAAATTCGGTAATGCTGGAAAACGGCGCCCTCTACTGGCATCTGGTCGACCTGATTTGGATATTCATCTTCCCCCTATACTATCTGCTGCTGTAA
- the ctaD gene encoding cytochrome c oxidase subunit I, with the protein MAKQNDRGFLQASNRQPLLFDWIFSVDHKRIGLLYLYSVGAFFLSGVLLGLLIRLELIAPGPTIATAQTYNALFTLHGVVMIFLFIIPGIPGAFGNIMLPLQIGAQDVAFPRLNLLSWWLYILGAFMALTSLFSGGGPPDTGWTFYVPFSSETPTNVSLALLAVFIIGFSSILTGVNFVTTIHRLRSPGMHWGRLPLFIWSLYATAWVQILATPVLGITVVLVMVERIIGFGLFDPARGGDPILYQHLFWIYSHPAVYIMVLPAMGVISEIIPVFSRKPTFGYKAIAASSVAIAAAGSLVWGHHMFVSGMSDTAILIFSLLTFLVAIPSAVKVFNWVATLYRGSISLEPPMLFALAFVFLFSIGGLTGLILGSASTDMHVHDTHFVVGHFHYVMFGGTGFAFFAALHYWLPKIFGRLYNMKIATVAWAIIFVGFNLLYFPMMLVGLRGMPRRYYDYLPHFQGLNMVSTIGSWVLAIGLLLMFINLYRGMRRGAFAGNNPWQAATLEWVPTSPPPEENFSHPPQVTHGPYDLEQAGKP; encoded by the coding sequence ATGGCCAAGCAAAATGACCGCGGTTTTCTTCAGGCTTCCAACCGACAGCCGCTGCTCTTCGACTGGATCTTCTCCGTCGACCACAAACGCATCGGCCTTCTCTATCTCTATTCAGTCGGTGCTTTTTTCCTTTCCGGCGTTTTGCTGGGTCTGCTGATCCGCCTGGAACTCATCGCTCCCGGCCCGACCATCGCCACGGCTCAGACGTACAACGCCCTGTTTACCCTGCACGGCGTGGTGATGATCTTTCTATTCATCATTCCCGGCATTCCCGGCGCCTTTGGCAACATCATGCTGCCTTTGCAGATCGGCGCTCAAGACGTAGCTTTCCCACGCCTAAACCTGCTTTCCTGGTGGCTCTACATCCTTGGCGCCTTCATGGCTTTGACCTCCTTATTCAGCGGCGGCGGCCCTCCGGATACCGGCTGGACATTTTACGTACCCTTCAGCTCCGAGACTCCGACCAACGTCTCGCTGGCCCTGCTGGCGGTGTTCATCATCGGCTTTTCCTCAATTCTAACCGGGGTCAATTTTGTCACCACGATCCATCGCTTGCGATCACCGGGAATGCACTGGGGGCGCCTGCCCTTGTTCATCTGGTCCCTCTACGCTACCGCCTGGGTACAGATACTCGCCACGCCGGTTCTCGGCATCACCGTAGTCCTGGTGATGGTCGAGCGAATCATCGGTTTCGGTCTCTTCGATCCGGCCCGGGGCGGCGACCCGATCCTTTACCAGCATCTGTTCTGGATTTACTCCCACCCGGCGGTCTACATCATGGTCCTACCGGCCATGGGGGTGATATCGGAGATCATTCCGGTCTTTTCCCGCAAGCCGACCTTCGGCTACAAAGCCATCGCCGCTTCAAGCGTGGCCATCGCCGCCGCCGGATCGCTGGTTTGGGGGCATCATATGTTCGTCAGCGGCATGAGCGACACCGCCATCCTGATTTTCTCCCTGCTGACCTTTCTGGTGGCGATTCCATCGGCGGTTAAAGTCTTCAACTGGGTAGCCACTCTCTACCGTGGCTCCATCTCCCTTGAGCCGCCGATGCTGTTTGCCCTGGCTTTCGTCTTCCTCTTTTCCATCGGTGGCCTGACCGGCCTGATCCTTGGCTCGGCATCCACCGACATGCATGTCCACGACACCCACTTCGTTGTCGGTCACTTTCACTACGTGATGTTCGGCGGCACCGGCTTCGCCTTCTTTGCCGCTCTGCATTACTGGCTACCGAAAATTTTCGGTCGCTTGTACAACATGAAGATCGCCACCGTCGCCTGGGCCATCATCTTCGTCGGTTTCAACCTGCTTTATTTTCCGATGATGTTGGTCGGTCTGCGCGGCATGCCCCGCCGCTACTACGATTACCTGCCGCATTTTCAAGGTCTTAATATGGTTTCCACCATCGGATCCTGGGTGCTGGCCATCGGCCTGTTGCTGATGTTCATCAATCTCTACCGCGGCATGCGGCGCGGTGCATTCGCCGGCAATAACCCTTGGCAAGCAGCCACCCTCGAATGGGTCCCGACGTCGCCGCCCCCCGAGGAAAACTTTTCTCATCCGCCGCAGGTAACCCACGGGCCCTACGACCTGGAACAGGCAGGTAAACCATGA
- a CDS encoding SCO family protein has translation MNCIISFARQISSSQSTLSLLTLILLAVLLILPAIPAGAEHPSAEADMNDRASMQHHDPPAEQQVPQHQHDHSAQAMTDNQVGIEERLGAFIPLDLTFQDENGQTVILRDLITGPTIIAPIYYSCPNVCAFLQADLARNLPAIKLQPDQDYRVLSISFDEKDTPMAARASRKTYMTAMGQPFPEQGWRFLTGEAAASKALTKAAGYSFLRQGNDFLHPVVIFVVTGEGRIVRYLHGTRMLPMDLTLALTEAREGRLGSTIRKVVRFCFNYDSQQKHYVFNLLRIAATVILITAGGFLLFLFISGRKR, from the coding sequence ATGAATTGCATCATCTCCTTTGCACGGCAAATCTCCTCTTCTCAAAGCACCCTTTCCCTGCTGACGTTAATACTCCTGGCAGTACTGCTCATCCTGCCGGCAATCCCGGCTGGAGCAGAACATCCATCCGCCGAAGCAGACATGAACGACAGGGCCTCCATGCAGCATCATGATCCGCCGGCCGAGCAACAGGTCCCGCAACACCAGCATGATCATTCAGCACAAGCGATGACGGACAATCAGGTGGGCATTGAGGAGAGGCTTGGCGCGTTTATCCCTCTCGATTTGACCTTTCAGGACGAAAACGGGCAGACGGTAATTTTACGCGACCTTATTACCGGCCCAACAATCATCGCTCCCATCTATTACAGCTGCCCCAACGTCTGCGCTTTTCTGCAAGCCGACCTGGCCCGGAACCTGCCAGCGATCAAGTTGCAACCCGACCAGGACTACCGGGTATTGTCGATCAGTTTCGATGAAAAGGATACTCCAATGGCAGCCCGGGCGTCGCGCAAAACCTATATGACTGCCATGGGCCAACCCTTCCCGGAGCAAGGCTGGCGTTTCCTCACCGGTGAGGCCGCCGCCAGCAAAGCCCTGACCAAAGCGGCTGGCTACAGCTTCTTGCGCCAGGGCAACGATTTTCTGCATCCGGTGGTAATCTTCGTCGTTACCGGCGAAGGCCGTATCGTTCGCTATCTGCACGGCACCCGCATGCTGCCTATGGACCTGACTCTGGCCCTTACCGAGGCTCGCGAGGGACGCCTCGGCAGTACCATTCGCAAGGTGGTGCGTTTCTGTTTCAACTACGATTCGCAGCAAAAGCATTATGTGTTTAACCTGCTGCGTATTGCCGCCACGGTGATTTTGATAACGGCCGGTGGCTTTCTCCTGTTTTTATTTATCTCTGGTCGTAAACGCTAA
- a CDS encoding SlyX family protein, whose translation MSQIEERLTELEIRFTHQARLIEELNEVVTDCNQSIARLEAENGRLREMLKSFAPELSESPDE comes from the coding sequence ATGTCGCAAATTGAAGAACGCCTGACTGAACTTGAAATCCGGTTTACCCATCAGGCCCGCCTCATCGAGGAGCTGAACGAGGTGGTCACCGATTGCAACCAGAGCATTGCCCGGCTGGAAGCAGAAAATGGCCGCCTGCGTGAGATGTTGAAGTCCTTTGCTCCCGAACTGTCGGAATCGCCTGATGAGTAA
- a CDS encoding rhodanese-like domain-containing protein, with protein MSKQLKVKTLWRDLRRAFLIALLAAVVGLAVNSQLLWRVFSGQTLNTVPSAVDESVETILPLPVELAEVRELQASTTLFIDARSREAFAEGHLPGARSLPWGEEVAGVGVLQAEVPLETPLIVYCSGYDCTDSFELAERLIAAGYHQVRVFEGGFPEWRDAGLPVEGAQP; from the coding sequence ATGAGTAAGCAACTCAAAGTAAAAACGCTATGGCGCGATCTGCGGCGAGCGTTTCTCATTGCTCTGCTGGCCGCTGTGGTCGGTTTGGCGGTCAACAGCCAGTTGCTTTGGCGGGTTTTTTCCGGTCAGACTCTGAACACGGTACCGTCTGCCGTCGATGAATCGGTTGAAACGATTCTGCCTCTGCCGGTGGAACTGGCCGAGGTGCGGGAACTGCAAGCTTCGACGACCCTGTTCATCGATGCGCGTAGCCGGGAGGCTTTCGCCGAAGGTCATCTGCCCGGTGCCAGGTCTTTGCCTTGGGGGGAAGAGGTGGCCGGAGTGGGAGTTTTGCAGGCCGAGGTGCCCCTGGAAACGCCGCTCATCGTCTATTGCAGTGGCTATGACTGTACGGACTCTTTTGAACTGGCCGAGAGATTAATCGCCGCAGGCTACCATCAGGTACGGGTCTTTGAAGGCGGTTTCCCCGAATGGCGGGACGCCGGCCTGCCGGTCGAGGGGGCGCAACCATGA
- a CDS encoding MauE/DoxX family redox-associated membrane protein encodes MKNWRTILYHGSRLVLGALFCYAGVVKALDVVAFAGSVANYQLLPYQLNFLVAALLPYVELAAGLLLLLGRQVRPAVVLIAGMNGVFIVALLSVILRGLDIDCGCFRPGGEGHTSAQMALLRDVGIMLLALVTWLGVGRRND; translated from the coding sequence ATGAAAAACTGGCGCACTATACTCTATCACGGCAGTCGTTTGGTGCTGGGCGCTCTTTTCTGTTATGCCGGAGTGGTCAAGGCGCTGGACGTCGTGGCTTTTGCCGGTAGTGTGGCGAACTATCAGCTGCTGCCTTATCAGCTCAATTTTCTGGTCGCCGCCCTGTTGCCTTATGTCGAGCTGGCAGCCGGCCTGCTGCTGTTGCTCGGACGACAGGTGCGCCCGGCCGTGGTGCTGATTGCCGGGATGAACGGGGTGTTTATTGTCGCGCTGCTTTCCGTTATTCTGCGCGGCCTCGATATTGACTGCGGTTGTTTTCGGCCCGGTGGCGAAGGGCACACCAGTGCTCAAATGGCTCTGCTTCGGGACGTCGGTATCATGTTGTTAGCCCTTGTGACCTGGTTGGGAGTCGGTCGCCGCAATGACTGA
- a CDS encoding B12-binding domain-containing radical SAM protein yields MTESLSVLLLQPPAIKPAGPPLGLAVLLGYLHRQGVESQALDANLGAYRYLLQPERLAAMVQPTATTSLRRAIKNTERSWTLLTSPAASRSFARYQTAVHHLNTALGVYRGMNGDERLTLGDYRHGGRSEFSLNDLQQFADAEASTLFGSYFAEELLPKVVACKPSLVALSINYRHQLLPAFELAGMLRRALPGVKLVAGGGMLTSWRAELEKSGDVLLPFDHLVFGPGEEALLRLAREGVDDFFLEGSTCLSFTPNFSGLVPGDYASPEPVLPVTASRGCYWKGCLFCPEAVAPTHTYRSCAPAEVPDLLLTLARQWQVRHFHFTDNALPMPVLNALAARRDDLAGMSWYGFVRFEEALTDIQLVDQLATAGCRMLQLGLESGSQTVLDKLGKGTAVTTAAAVLSALHRAGIGTYVYVMFGIPDETEEDRRATLRFLETHANAIGYLNLAIMNLPHQSELAAGRDASVQAEGERGLYLTGAAEQQRRTDARRFIQQELLASPAIRAIVNRTPPLFTSDHAFFFDPQAM; encoded by the coding sequence ATGACTGAATCCCTGTCCGTGTTGTTGTTGCAGCCGCCAGCAATCAAGCCGGCCGGCCCGCCCCTTGGTTTGGCTGTGCTCCTCGGATATTTACATCGTCAGGGTGTAGAATCTCAAGCTCTTGATGCCAATCTGGGCGCCTACCGTTATCTGTTGCAGCCTGAACGATTGGCTGCGATGGTTCAGCCGACGGCAACAACCTCTCTGCGTCGGGCGATAAAAAATACCGAACGGTCCTGGACTCTACTTACCTCCCCGGCGGCTAGCCGCTCTTTTGCTCGATACCAAACTGCCGTTCACCATCTGAATACGGCTTTGGGTGTTTATCGTGGCATGAATGGCGACGAGCGCCTGACCCTTGGTGACTATCGCCACGGGGGGCGCTCGGAATTCTCTTTGAACGATCTGCAACAGTTTGCCGATGCCGAAGCTTCAACCCTGTTTGGTTCCTATTTTGCGGAGGAACTGTTGCCGAAGGTTGTTGCCTGCAAACCAAGCCTCGTCGCTCTGTCTATTAATTATCGACACCAACTGCTTCCCGCTTTCGAGTTGGCCGGGATGCTCCGCCGAGCCTTGCCCGGCGTGAAACTGGTTGCGGGCGGTGGCATGCTGACTTCCTGGCGGGCAGAACTGGAAAAGTCAGGCGACGTCTTGCTTCCCTTCGATCACCTGGTGTTCGGCCCCGGCGAAGAGGCGTTGTTGCGTTTGGCCAGAGAAGGGGTCGATGATTTTTTTCTCGAAGGCAGCACCTGTCTCTCCTTTACTCCGAATTTTAGTGGTCTGGTCCCCGGCGATTATGCGAGCCCCGAACCGGTTTTGCCGGTAACCGCTTCGCGGGGCTGCTACTGGAAGGGGTGCCTCTTTTGTCCTGAAGCTGTTGCGCCGACGCATACTTATCGCAGTTGTGCGCCAGCCGAGGTGCCTGACCTGTTGCTGACACTGGCCCGGCAATGGCAAGTGCGGCATTTTCATTTCACCGACAACGCCCTGCCGATGCCGGTGTTGAATGCGTTAGCGGCCCGTCGAGACGATTTGGCCGGAATGTCCTGGTACGGCTTTGTTCGTTTTGAAGAAGCCTTGACCGATATCCAACTGGTCGATCAACTGGCCACTGCTGGGTGCCGAATGTTGCAGCTTGGCCTGGAAAGCGGATCCCAGACGGTTCTCGATAAGCTCGGCAAGGGCACTGCCGTCACGACGGCTGCGGCAGTTTTAAGCGCGCTGCATCGGGCCGGAATTGGGACTTATGTTTACGTCATGTTTGGCATTCCTGACGAAACGGAAGAGGATCGACGTGCGACCCTGCGCTTTTTAGAAACACATGCCAATGCCATCGGTTATCTGAATCTGGCCATCATGAATCTGCCTCATCAGTCGGAACTGGCGGCCGGGCGAGACGCGAGCGTTCAAGCAGAGGGGGAGCGAGGGCTTTATCTAACCGGCGCCGCAGAGCAGCAACGGCGCACCGATGCCCGTCGCTTCATCCAGCAGGAGTTGCTTGCTTCGCCCGCTATACGGGCCATCGTCAACCGCACTCCGCCGCTGTTTACCTCCGACCATGCGTTTTTCTTCGATCCGCAGGCCATGTAA
- a CDS encoding KamA family radical SAM protein has protein sequence MEVWQHTLRQALVDPAELAERFDVAVAPLQEVAQRYPMRISRYYFDLIEAPGDAVWRQCVPDLRELTDPTLSPDPLDEGRLSPVPAVVHRYPDRVLLLAGSDCATYCRFCTRKRKLGCSSMKVSEAELHAGIDYVADHSEVRDVLLSGGDPLLLEDDQLEAILLRLSAIPHVEMVRIGSRLPVTLPERITDNLCKLLRRFPPLYLNTHFNHPRELTPQAAAACNKLVDAGVVLGNQTVLLRGVNDSAVTLARLWRGLLRLRVRPYYLHHMDLVRGTGHFRTRIETGLGILQELRGPLSGMALPHYVIDSPGGRGKIPLLPESILRLGEQALLRAPGGETIEFPNH, from the coding sequence ATGGAAGTCTGGCAACATACCCTGCGGCAGGCCCTGGTCGATCCCGCCGAACTGGCGGAGCGATTCGATGTCGCTGTGGCGCCCCTGCAGGAAGTGGCGCAACGCTACCCCATGCGCATCAGCCGCTACTATTTCGACCTGATCGAGGCCCCCGGCGATGCCGTCTGGCGTCAGTGCGTACCCGATCTGCGTGAACTGACCGACCCGACCCTTTCGCCCGATCCTCTGGACGAGGGACGGCTATCACCTGTACCGGCGGTGGTGCATCGCTATCCCGATCGGGTGCTGTTGCTGGCAGGCAGCGATTGCGCCACCTACTGCCGCTTCTGCACTCGCAAGCGTAAGCTCGGTTGTTCATCTATGAAGGTCAGTGAGGCGGAGCTTCATGCAGGTATCGACTATGTTGCCGATCACTCGGAAGTGCGGGATGTGCTTTTGTCCGGGGGGGACCCTCTGCTTCTTGAAGATGACCAGTTGGAAGCAATTCTACTCCGCTTGAGTGCGATTCCCCATGTGGAGATGGTGCGTATCGGTAGCCGATTGCCCGTGACCCTGCCGGAACGCATAACCGACAATCTGTGCAAACTGCTACGCCGTTTCCCGCCCCTTTACCTGAATACTCACTTCAATCATCCCCGGGAATTGACTCCTCAGGCGGCCGCTGCCTGCAACAAACTGGTCGATGCCGGTGTCGTTCTCGGCAATCAGACCGTGTTGTTGCGCGGGGTCAACGACTCGGCGGTTACTCTGGCCAGGTTGTGGCGTGGTCTGTTGCGCCTGCGGGTTCGTCCCTATTATCTGCATCATATGGATCTGGTTCGCGGCACCGGTCATTTCCGTACCCGGATCGAGACCGGTCTAGGAATTCTGCAAGAGCTGCGTGGGCCTTTGTCCGGCATGGCCCTGCCTCATTATGTGATCGATAGCCCGGGCGGCAGGGGTAAGATTCCGCTGCTGCCTGAATCTATACTTCGGCTTGGCGAACAGGCGTTGCTGCGGGCCCCTGGTGGCGAGACGATTGAGTTTCCTAATCACTAA
- the ilvY gene encoding HTH-type transcriptional activator IlvY, with amino-acid sequence MDIRHLEIFLTLAELRHFGRTSQACNLSPSALTRTIQRLEEELGQPLFIRDKRQVALSAAGEEFRTYARRTVQEWHAMRSSLQREGGLSGSLSIYASVTAVYSLLPHLLEAFRSAHREVQLELRTGVAEQAVALVQSGDIDLAVAALPDRYRAQLQFLPIINTPLLFIEPLQSTTELPLKNGIIDLSRVPLVVPQRGLSRRRLDQWLKERRITPNITSEVSGNEALIAMVRLGCGIGIVPELVLARSPFREEVRILENGPALDPYVVGLCSSKRNLQRPAVQAFWQLAVERSGGKVNF; translated from the coding sequence ATGGACATTCGTCATCTGGAGATTTTTCTGACTCTGGCGGAGCTGCGTCATTTCGGTCGCACCAGTCAGGCCTGCAATCTAAGTCCGTCGGCATTGACCCGAACCATCCAACGCCTTGAAGAAGAACTGGGCCAGCCCTTATTCATTCGCGACAAACGGCAAGTGGCCCTTTCGGCAGCCGGCGAAGAATTCCGAACCTACGCCCGAAGAACGGTGCAGGAATGGCACGCCATGCGCAGCAGTCTGCAAAGAGAGGGCGGTCTCTCCGGCAGCCTCTCTATCTATGCCTCGGTAACCGCGGTCTACAGCCTGTTGCCACATCTGCTGGAGGCCTTTCGCAGTGCCCATCGGGAGGTACAGCTGGAACTGCGCACCGGGGTGGCTGAGCAGGCTGTGGCTCTGGTGCAGAGCGGCGACATCGATCTGGCGGTAGCCGCCCTGCCCGATCGTTATCGAGCCCAATTGCAGTTCTTGCCCATTATCAACACGCCGCTGCTGTTTATCGAACCTCTGCAGAGCACCACCGAATTGCCGCTAAAGAACGGTATCATCGACCTGTCCCGAGTACCGCTGGTCGTACCACAGCGCGGCCTGTCGCGGCGGCGCCTCGATCAATGGCTGAAAGAGCGGCGCATCACTCCCAATATTACATCCGAAGTCTCCGGCAACGAAGCGCTCATCGCCATGGTACGACTCGGCTGTGGCATCGGCATTGTCCCGGAACTGGTTCTGGCCCGCAGTCCCTTTCGTGAAGAAGTACGTATTCTTGAAAACGGCCCAGCCCTCGACCCCTATGTGGTCGGTCTCTGTTCCAGCAAACGCAACCTGCAACGCCCGGCCGTGCAGGCCTTCTGGCAGCTGGCGGTGGAGCGATCGGGGGGCAAGGTCAACTTCTAG